Proteins from one Triticum aestivum cultivar Chinese Spring chromosome 7A, IWGSC CS RefSeq v2.1, whole genome shotgun sequence genomic window:
- the LOC123151205 gene encoding uncharacterized protein encodes MPHNNHIFSGILKLNRKRAEKRWPNLMQMGHAGEASLGPAWAWSTNWIRSKRPGIAIPCQHPSPIPTTDAGGDCHGRSAVSPATRGETTTRAKRCRASRWRPEKVAPEDSGEGVPARLGTGEDAHGRSAAPPAARGSPAPLVLGVGVTGEVGAGYDAVGSAIREPERRWAPCVSAGAGSPLRPWGQGRWSSMGCARRSSAGARTPLRQMPVARAPDHAAEGSLPPLDADEAPCRWGPRVRLPPFFATRLSLIEETKEFMATAHCRNVGPEGGRSSGHHHADKHASERCCRGDRRADGIAPPGAC; translated from the exons ATGCCACATAATAACCACATATTTTCTGGAATattaaaactcaacagaaaaaggGCTGAAAAGCGGTGGCCCAATCTTATGCAAATGGGCCACGCTGGGGAAGCCAGCCTAGGGCCGGCCTGGGCCTGGTCAACCAATTGGATAAGAAGCAAGCGGCCAGGGATAGCGATCCCCTGCCAGCATCCATCCCCAATCCCCACGACCGACGCGGGCGGCGACTGCCATGGTCGATCGGCCGTTTCTCCGGCAACTCGTGGAGAGACCACGACCCGGGCGAAGCGCTGCCGAGCCTCGCGTTGGAGGCCGGAGAAGGTTGCGCCAGAGGACTCCGGGGAGGGCGTGCCGGCCCGATTGGGCACAGGCGAAGACGCCCACGGCCGGTCGGCCGCACCACCGGCGGCAAGAGGATCTCCCGCCCCGCTCGTCCTCGGAGTAGGAGTCACCGGGGAGGTGGGTGCCGGATACGACGCCGTTGGAAGCGCCATTCGCGAGCCCGAGCGCCGCTGGGCTCCATGTGTCagcgccggggccgggtcgccTCTGCGCCCGTGGGGGCAAGGCCGATGGTCGAGCATGGGGTGTGCCAGGAGGAGCAGCGCCGGGGCCAGGACACCGTTGCGCCAGATGCCCGTCGCTCGTGCGCCGGATCACGCGGCCGAGGGCAGTCTCCCACCATTGGACGCCGATGAGGCGCCTTGCCGATGGGGCCCGAGGGTTCGACTGCCGCCGTTCTTCGCGACGAGACTGTCCCTCATAGAGGAAACAAAG GAATTCATGGCCACAGCGCACTGCAGAAACGTCGGTCCTGAGGGCGGCCGCAGTAGCGGGCACCACCACGCTGACAAACACGCGAGCGAGCGATGCTGTAGGGGGGATCGTCGCGCagatggaatcgctccgccgggaGCATGCTGA
- the LOC123151204 gene encoding polyadenylate-binding protein-interacting protein 7 produces MTSLNKVVPNNGDARSMLPNKFTALNPNAAEFVPSCVIRPSYGNSTASDASKSELRGSPGKKILDRSESSKSNNSDDEAHQFWRKQLPDDIIPDFTSFEKIEQEPEELSLAGLSLNAPPFYGTKASRLSREHQELSSSASNLELGHTNLFYEDNSQATFSTVGSSNWEQNYVGDLHFANENQDLQYDPTTGFTDGFASEYVAASDGLFDPLEYLASQFPGFSAESLAELYYANGCDFNHTIEILTQLEMQVDPTSNQTMNLTPSSPNFSTGDFPALPTAEDQNGFSKGDMDILGFFSGRNSSTISSGTGDFVSAVRKLASQNSGHSKFKKGSDYGNGVSTVSVPKQYSFGSKTSSGNKYQSVSSARAAATPWLDTGDSVANMYSESREEARDFARVRNACFEQARQAYLIGNKALAKELSIKGQAYNSQMKAAHEKAREAIYRQRNPGSLQRGSDRLIDLHGLHVSEAIHILKVELSSLRGMARASGERMQVMVCVGTGHHTKGSRTARLPIAVEQFLLDEGLHYTQPQPGLLRIAVY; encoded by the exons ATGACTTCACTGAATAAAGTTGTTCCAAATAATGGTGATGCAAGGTCAATGTTACCAAATAAATTCACTGCATTAAATCCCAATGCAGCAGAGTTTGTCCCTTCATGTGTTATTAGACCATCCTATGGTAATAGCACAGCTTCAGATGCAAGTAAGTCTGAACTTAGGGGGTCCCCTGGAAAAAAAATTCTAGATAGGTCTGAGTCGTCCAAGTCTAATAACTCAGACGATGAGGCACACCAGTTCTGGCGTAAGCAGCTCCCAGATGATATTATTCCAGacttcacttctttcgagaaaatcGAACAAGAACCTGAAGAGCTGTCCCTTGCTGGATTATCCTTGAATGCACCTCCGTTCTATGGGACAAAAGCTAGCCGCTTGTCAAGAGAACACCAAGAGTTGTCTTCTTCAGCTAGCAACCTGGAACTTGGGCATACCAATTTATTTTACGAGGATAATTCACAGGCAACCTTTTCAACTGTTGGTTCAAGTAATTGGGAGCAAAATTACGTGGGTGATCTCCACTTTGCTAATGAAAATCAGGACCTTCAGTATGATCCTACCACGGGCTTTACTGACGGTTTTGCTAGTGAGTACGTTGCAGCATCAGATGGCCTCTTTGACCCCCTAGAGTATTTAGCGTCTCAGTTTCCTGGATTTTCAGCAGAGAGTCTTGCGGAGCTGTACTATGCAAATGGATGTGACTTCAATCATACTATTGAAATTCTCACCCAGCTAGAG aTGCAAGTGGATCCTACTTCCAATCAGACAATGAATTTGACCCCCAGCTCACCAAACTTTAGTACGGGGGACTTTCCTGCCCTGCCAACAGCAGAAGATCAAAATGGTTTCTCCAAGGGAGATATGGATATCCTTGGCTTCTTCAGTGGGCGCAATTCTTCCACCATATCTAGTGGTACTGGTGATTTTGTTTCAGCTGTTCGGAAACTTGCATCGCAGAATTCTGGCCACAGCAAGTTCAAAAAGGGCTCTGATTATGGCAATGGTGTTTCTACCGTTTCTGTACCCAAGCAGTACAGTTTTGGTTCTAAAACATCTTCTGGGAACAAGTATCAAAGTGTTAGTAGTGCACGTGCAGCTGCAACTCCATGGCTTGATACCGGCGATTCAGTCG CAAACATGTATTCAGAATCGAGGGAGGAAGCTCGTGATTTTGCCCGTGTCCGAAATGCATGTTTTGAGCAG GCTAGACAAGCTTACCTAATTGGCAACAAAGCTCTGGCCAAGGAACTAAGCATCAAAGGTCAGGCCTATAACTCGCAAATGAAAGCAGCTCATGAGAAAGCTAGAGAAGCTATTTATCGACAGAG GAACCCTGGTTCTTTGCAACGGGGGAGTGATCGTCTGATTGATCTACACGGCCTCCACGTGAGCGAAGCAATCCATATCCTCAAGGTCGAGCTCAGCTCCCTGAGGGGCATGGCGAGGGCTTCAGGCGAAAGGATGCAAGTCATGGTATGCGTCGGAACAGGCCACCACACCAAGGGCTCTCGCACCGCGAGGCTGCCCATCGCCGTCGAGCAGTTCCTTCTGGACGAAGGCCTCCATTACACGCAACCTCAGCCCGGCCTGCTTCGCATCGCCGTGTACTAA